In a single window of the Halobaculum lipolyticum genome:
- the sufB gene encoding Fe-S cluster assembly protein SufB: MSSDQDHLKQTDTEERFDFKKESKEAFRSEKGLTEETIRAISEDKDEPEWMLERRLRALEQYHEMPMPTDWPGQPDLSEVDVDEIVPYIRPDVDVRGGVDDWTELPDEIKDTFDKLGIPEAEKNALSGVGAQYESEVVYQNMQERWEEKGVVFCNMDEAVQEHEELVREHFMTTCVPPSDNKFAALHGAVWSGGSFVYVPEDTTVDMPVQAYFRMNSEGMGQFEHTLIIAEEGSEVHYIEGCSAPKYSAFNLHSGGVEVFVDEDAHVQYSTVQNWSKNTYNLNTKRAIVEKNGRMEWISGSMGSKATMLYPSSILKGRGASDNHITIAFAGEGQNIDTGAKVYHNAPDTKSTIESKSISKDGGRTNYRGLVHIADGAHGSSTAVECDALMFDNESTSDTMPYMEINESTVDVAHEATVGKIGDEDVFYLQSRGLDDDDAKQMIVSGFIEPITEELPIEYAVELNRLVELEMEGSLG, encoded by the coding sequence ATGAGTTCGGATCAGGACCACCTGAAACAGACCGACACCGAGGAACGCTTCGACTTCAAGAAGGAGTCGAAGGAGGCCTTCCGGAGCGAGAAGGGCCTCACCGAGGAGACGATCCGTGCGATCTCCGAGGACAAGGACGAACCCGAGTGGATGCTGGAGCGGCGCCTGCGCGCGCTCGAGCAGTACCACGAGATGCCGATGCCGACCGACTGGCCGGGCCAGCCGGACCTGAGCGAGGTCGACGTCGACGAGATCGTGCCGTACATCCGCCCCGACGTCGACGTCCGCGGCGGCGTCGACGACTGGACGGAGCTGCCCGACGAGATCAAGGACACGTTCGACAAGCTGGGCATCCCGGAGGCCGAGAAGAACGCCCTCTCGGGCGTCGGCGCCCAGTACGAGTCCGAAGTCGTCTACCAGAACATGCAGGAGCGCTGGGAGGAGAAGGGCGTCGTCTTCTGCAACATGGACGAGGCCGTGCAGGAGCACGAGGAGCTCGTCCGCGAGCACTTCATGACGACCTGTGTCCCGCCGAGCGACAACAAGTTCGCCGCGCTCCACGGCGCCGTCTGGTCGGGCGGGTCCTTCGTGTACGTCCCCGAGGACACGACCGTCGACATGCCGGTGCAGGCGTACTTCCGGATGAACTCCGAGGGGATGGGCCAGTTCGAGCACACGCTCATCATCGCCGAGGAGGGGTCGGAAGTCCACTACATCGAGGGCTGTTCGGCGCCGAAGTACTCGGCGTTCAACCTCCACTCCGGCGGAGTCGAAGTGTTCGTCGACGAGGACGCTCACGTGCAGTACTCGACCGTGCAGAACTGGTCGAAGAACACGTACAACCTCAACACCAAGCGCGCCATCGTCGAGAAGAACGGCCGGATGGAGTGGATCTCCGGTTCGATGGGGTCGAAGGCGACGATGCTGTACCCCAGCTCCATCCTGAAGGGCCGCGGCGCCTCGGACAACCACATCACCATCGCGTTCGCCGGCGAGGGCCAGAACATCGACACCGGCGCGAAGGTGTACCACAACGCGCCCGACACGAAGTCGACCATCGAGTCGAAGTCCATCAGCAAGGACGGCGGCCGCACGAACTACCGCGGTCTCGTCCACATCGCCGACGGCGCCCACGGCTCGTCGACGGCGGTCGAGTGTGACGCGCTGATGTTCGACAACGAGTCCACCTCCGACACCATGCCGTACATGGAGATCAACGAGTCGACGGTGGACGTCGCCCACGAGGCGACCGTCGGGAAGATCGGCGACGAGGACGTGTTCTACCTGCAGTCGCGCGGCCTCGACGACGACGACGCAAAGCAGATGATCGTCTCGGGCTTCATCGAGCCGATCACGGAGGAACTGCCCATCGAGTACGCCGTCGAGCTGAACCGGCTCGTCGAACTGGAGATGGAGGGCTCGCTCGGGTAA
- the sufD gene encoding Fe-S cluster assembly protein SufD: MSTQLPASISEETVREISAERDEPDWLRQTRLDALAALEDLDMPNVIETPGRRWTNLEDLDYESIVDPLDQRDVTERVTAEGATVLDFETAVAEHPDLVREHFGSVTDPETNYLTALSTALFTTGTVIYVPKGVDAEDVKVRAEMNSTSLFSHTLVVTEENASATILERVSNGAAVDGDRYFSNVVEVAAGENSYVQYGTLQNLDEDVYNFTLKRGDADTYATISWIEGNIGSRLTRSDIETELTGDSSETKIVGAFFGHNDQHLDINARVWHHGEHTTADLVTRGVLDDEARSVYEGVQDVGRDAWDTSSYQRENTLMLSDDSEADASPKLIIHNHDTEASHSATVGQVDAEDLFYMTSRTIPERTARNMLVEGFFVPVLEEVEVDELREDIDDLIVARLD, translated from the coding sequence ATGAGCACACAGCTACCCGCAAGCATCTCCGAGGAGACCGTCAGAGAGATCTCCGCGGAGCGAGACGAACCGGACTGGCTCCGCCAGACGCGCCTCGACGCGTTGGCGGCGCTCGAGGACCTCGACATGCCGAACGTCATCGAGACGCCCGGCCGTCGCTGGACGAACCTGGAGGACCTCGACTACGAGTCGATCGTCGACCCGCTCGACCAGCGCGACGTGACCGAGCGCGTCACCGCCGAGGGCGCGACCGTCCTCGACTTCGAGACCGCCGTCGCCGAGCACCCCGACCTCGTGCGCGAGCACTTCGGCTCGGTCACCGACCCCGAGACGAACTACCTCACCGCGCTGTCGACGGCGCTGTTCACCACGGGGACTGTCATCTACGTCCCGAAGGGCGTCGACGCCGAGGACGTGAAGGTGCGCGCCGAGATGAACAGCACCTCGCTGTTCAGTCACACGCTCGTCGTCACCGAGGAGAACGCCTCCGCGACGATCCTCGAGCGCGTCTCCAACGGCGCCGCCGTCGACGGCGACCGCTACTTCAGCAACGTCGTCGAGGTCGCCGCCGGCGAGAACTCGTACGTCCAGTACGGGACGCTCCAGAACCTCGACGAGGACGTGTACAACTTCACGCTGAAGCGCGGCGACGCCGACACCTACGCCACGATCAGCTGGATCGAGGGGAACATCGGCTCCCGGCTCACCCGCTCGGACATCGAGACGGAGCTGACCGGCGACTCCTCGGAGACGAAGATCGTCGGCGCGTTCTTCGGCCACAACGACCAGCACCTCGACATCAACGCCCGCGTCTGGCACCACGGCGAGCACACGACCGCCGATCTGGTCACCCGGGGCGTCCTCGACGACGAGGCGCGCTCGGTGTACGAGGGCGTCCAGGACGTCGGCCGCGACGCGTGGGACACCAGTTCCTACCAGCGCGAGAACACCCTGATGTTGAGCGACGACTCCGAGGCCGACGCCTCGCCGAAGCTCATCATCCACAACCACGACACCGAGGCGTCGCACTCCGCGACGGTCGGGCAGGTGGACGCGGAGGACCTGTTCTACATGACCTCCCGGACCATCCCGGAGCGCACCGCGCGCAACATGCTCGTGGAGGGCTTCTTCGTGCCCGTGCTCGAGGAGGTCGAGGTCGACGAACTCCGCGAGGACATCGACGACCTGATCGTCGCGCGCCTCGACTGA
- a CDS encoding DNA-directed DNA polymerase produces the protein MSDSQSGLGDFAGGGDAADGDGDGGRPDEEAAYVAGNGQGRVSAVVDREDIVVPDSTGTVEFMVTAVDYTVEGTGAEEYPVVHVFGRTADNEPEHVRVLGIEPYFYVPTADVAERSLADEYDVILDTREETPDGERFESIRGTPVTKVVARTPRDVGQIRDDFERTYEADILFPNRFLIDYGVTSGVRVEERRLDARDGDDRGRLQVTPDHLEPCEVDADIRVNTFDIEVDDRNGFPEDGEEEIVCLTSHDSYRDEYVAWLYDAPDGGVDAPEALAGYEQIGDGDASIEVRTFAEEDAMLDAFVSYVEETDPDVLTGWNFEDFDAPYFMDRCEELQSRSDHDLSPDRLSRVNETWRSGWGGPDVKGRVVFDLLYAYQRTQFSELESYRLDAVGELELDVGKERYSGDIGDLWEQDPERLLEYNVRDVELCVEIDRKQDVVDFWDESRKIVGCQLEDAPTPGDAVDMYVLHNAYGRFVLPTKGQQDGEDFEGGAVFEPITGVEEMVSVLDLKSLYPMCMVTINASPETIVEDPESFEGETYRAPNGTRFRKEPDGMMRRMIDELLTERERLKGERDAHEVGSDAYDQYDQQQAAVKVIMNSLYGVSGWERFRLYDKDNAAAITAMGRRVIEFTEEAAREIDHEVTYGDTDSIMLALGDDLTVEEAIEQSFAIEEHINGRYDDFAREELDADEHRFEIEFEKLYRRFFQAGKKKRYAGHIVWKEGKDVDDIDITGFEYKRSDIAPVTKRVQKRVIEMIVHGEDTEDITEYVHDEIQRFLNGEADLEEVGIPGGIGKRLEAYETDTAQVRGAKYANLMLGTNFQRGSKPKRLYLRKVHPDFWARMEGERGFDPSTDPLYGEFKRDPDVICYEYADEVPDEFEVDWDKMLDKTLEGPIARIIEALGMSWDEVKSGQEQTGLGSFM, from the coding sequence ATGAGCGATTCGCAGTCCGGCCTCGGCGACTTCGCCGGCGGCGGGGACGCCGCCGACGGGGACGGCGACGGGGGTCGTCCGGACGAGGAGGCGGCGTACGTGGCGGGCAACGGACAGGGGCGCGTGAGCGCGGTCGTCGACCGCGAGGACATCGTCGTGCCGGACTCGACGGGCACGGTGGAGTTCATGGTCACCGCCGTCGACTACACCGTCGAGGGCACCGGCGCCGAGGAGTACCCGGTCGTCCACGTGTTCGGACGCACCGCCGACAACGAACCCGAGCACGTCCGCGTGCTCGGGATCGAGCCGTACTTCTACGTCCCCACCGCCGACGTGGCGGAGCGGTCGCTCGCCGACGAGTACGACGTGATCCTCGACACGCGCGAGGAGACCCCCGACGGCGAGCGGTTCGAGTCGATCCGCGGCACGCCCGTCACGAAGGTCGTCGCCCGGACCCCCCGCGACGTGGGGCAGATCCGCGACGACTTCGAGCGCACCTACGAGGCGGACATCCTGTTCCCGAACCGCTTCCTCATCGACTACGGCGTCACCTCGGGGGTCCGCGTCGAGGAACGCCGCCTCGACGCCCGCGACGGCGACGACCGCGGGCGCCTGCAGGTCACCCCCGACCACCTCGAACCGTGCGAGGTCGACGCGGACATCCGTGTGAACACCTTCGACATCGAGGTCGACGACCGCAACGGGTTCCCCGAGGACGGCGAGGAGGAGATCGTCTGTCTCACCTCCCACGACTCCTACCGCGACGAGTACGTCGCGTGGCTGTACGACGCGCCCGACGGCGGCGTCGACGCACCCGAGGCGCTCGCCGGGTACGAACAGATCGGCGACGGCGACGCCTCGATCGAGGTGCGCACGTTCGCCGAGGAGGACGCGATGCTCGACGCGTTCGTCTCGTACGTCGAGGAGACGGACCCCGACGTGTTGACGGGCTGGAACTTCGAGGACTTCGACGCGCCGTACTTCATGGACCGGTGTGAGGAACTCCAGTCCCGCAGCGACCACGACCTCTCCCCCGACCGCCTCTCGCGCGTGAACGAGACGTGGCGCTCGGGCTGGGGCGGTCCCGACGTGAAAGGGCGCGTCGTGTTCGACCTGCTGTACGCCTACCAGCGCACGCAGTTCTCCGAGTTGGAGTCGTACCGCCTCGACGCCGTCGGGGAACTCGAACTCGACGTGGGGAAGGAGCGCTACTCCGGCGACATCGGCGACCTGTGGGAGCAAGACCCCGAGCGCCTACTGGAGTACAACGTCCGCGACGTGGAACTGTGCGTCGAGATCGACCGCAAGCAGGACGTCGTCGACTTCTGGGACGAGTCGCGCAAGATCGTCGGCTGTCAACTGGAGGACGCCCCGACGCCCGGCGACGCGGTCGACATGTACGTCCTCCACAACGCCTACGGTCGGTTCGTCCTCCCGACGAAGGGCCAGCAGGACGGCGAGGACTTCGAGGGCGGCGCGGTGTTCGAGCCGATCACGGGGGTCGAGGAGATGGTGTCGGTGCTGGACCTGAAGTCGCTGTACCCGATGTGCATGGTGACGATCAACGCCAGCCCCGAGACCATCGTCGAGGACCCCGAGTCGTTCGAGGGGGAGACGTACCGCGCCCCCAACGGCACGCGGTTCCGCAAGGAGCCGGACGGGATGATGCGCCGGATGATCGACGAGTTGCTCACCGAGCGCGAGCGGCTGAAGGGCGAGCGCGACGCCCACGAGGTCGGCTCCGACGCGTACGACCAGTACGACCAGCAGCAGGCGGCGGTGAAGGTGATCATGAACTCGCTGTACGGCGTCTCCGGCTGGGAGCGCTTCCGCCTGTACGACAAGGACAACGCCGCGGCGATCACCGCGATGGGCCGGCGCGTCATCGAGTTCACCGAGGAGGCCGCCCGCGAGATCGACCACGAGGTCACGTACGGCGACACCGACTCGATCATGCTCGCGCTGGGCGACGACCTCACCGTCGAGGAGGCGATCGAGCAGTCGTTCGCCATCGAGGAGCACATCAACGGCCGCTACGACGACTTCGCGCGCGAGGAACTCGACGCCGACGAACACCGCTTCGAGATCGAGTTCGAGAAGCTGTACCGCCGGTTCTTCCAGGCGGGCAAGAAGAAGCGCTACGCCGGCCACATCGTCTGGAAGGAGGGGAAAGACGTCGACGACATCGACATCACGGGGTTCGAGTACAAGCGCTCGGACATCGCGCCGGTGACCAAGCGCGTCCAGAAGCGCGTCATCGAGATGATCGTCCACGGCGAGGACACCGAGGACATCACCGAGTACGTCCACGACGAGATCCAGCGGTTCCTGAACGGCGAGGCCGACTTAGAGGAGGTCGGCATCCCCGGCGGTATCGGCAAGCGCCTCGAAGCCTACGAGACCGACACCGCCCAGGTGCGGGGCGCGAAGTACGCGAACCTCATGCTCGGCACCAACTTCCAGCGCGGCTCCAAGCCCAAGCGCCTGTACCTCCGCAAGGTCCACCCCGACTTCTGGGCGCGCATGGAGGGCGAGCGGGGGTTCGACCCGTCCACCGATCCGCTGTACGGGGAGTTCAAACGCGACCCGGACGTGATCTGCTACGAGTACGCCGACGAGGTGCCCGACGAGTTCGAGGTCGACTGGGACAAGATGCTCGACAAGACGCTCGAGGGACCGATCGCGCGCATCATCGAGGCGCTCGGCATGTCGTGGGACGAGGTCAAGAGCGGGCAAGAGCAGACCGGCCTCGGCAGCTTCATGTGA
- a CDS encoding DUF7331 family protein, with protein sequence MTHATDSPLERSGASPDEAVETVEAYEDDGRTVLYDAENPLAWMEASTAVALADLA encoded by the coding sequence ATGACCCACGCAACCGACTCCCCGTTGGAGCGCTCGGGCGCGAGCCCGGACGAGGCCGTCGAGACGGTCGAGGCGTACGAGGACGACGGGCGAACGGTGCTGTACGACGCCGAGAACCCCCTGGCGTGGATGGAGGCGAGCACGGCCGTCGCGCTCGCCGACCTCGCCTGA
- a CDS encoding ABC transporter ATP-binding protein gives MATLKLENLQAEVAETGEEILRGVDLEVKQGEIHALMGPNGSGKSTTAKVIAGHPAYKVTGGSVTLTLSEEDVADIDADVDEEDLTWELLELEPNERAALGIFLGFQYPAEIEGVTMVNFLRQALNAKLGEREELFEDDDAEETDAEEDDSGYDTSPMEGPADDGDVGVAEFQQLLKEKMELLDMDEKFAERYLNAGFSGGEKKQNEVLQAAILEPSIAVLDEIDSGLDIDRLQDVSKGINALRDEQNTGILQITHYQRILDYVEPDHVHIMLDGKVVKSGDASLAEQLEDKGYDWVRDEVYGTA, from the coding sequence ATGGCGACACTCAAACTCGAGAACCTTCAGGCCGAGGTCGCGGAGACCGGCGAGGAGATCCTTCGGGGCGTCGACCTCGAAGTGAAGCAGGGAGAGATCCACGCGCTGATGGGTCCCAACGGGTCGGGCAAGTCGACGACCGCGAAGGTCATCGCGGGCCACCCGGCGTACAAGGTGACGGGCGGCTCGGTGACGCTCACGCTCTCGGAGGAGGACGTGGCCGACATCGACGCCGACGTCGACGAGGAGGACCTCACGTGGGAGCTGCTGGAGCTGGAGCCGAACGAGCGCGCGGCGCTCGGCATCTTCCTCGGCTTCCAGTACCCCGCCGAGATCGAGGGCGTCACGATGGTGAACTTCCTCCGGCAGGCGCTCAACGCCAAGCTGGGCGAGCGCGAGGAGCTGTTCGAGGACGACGACGCCGAGGAGACCGACGCCGAGGAGGACGACTCGGGCTACGACACCTCCCCGATGGAGGGTCCCGCCGACGACGGCGACGTGGGCGTCGCCGAGTTCCAGCAGCTCCTGAAGGAGAAGATGGAGCTGCTCGACATGGACGAGAAGTTCGCCGAGCGCTACCTCAACGCCGGCTTCTCCGGCGGGGAGAAGAAGCAAAACGAGGTGCTCCAGGCCGCGATCCTCGAGCCGTCCATCGCCGTGCTCGACGAGATCGACTCCGGGCTGGACATCGACCGCCTGCAGGACGTCTCGAAGGGCATCAACGCCCTGCGCGACGAGCAGAACACCGGCATCCTCCAGATCACCCACTACCAGCGCATCCTCGACTACGTCGAGCCGGACCACGTCCACATCATGCTGGACGGGAAGGTCGTCAAGTCGGGCGACGCGAGCCTCGCCGAGCAGCTCGAGGACAAGGGGTACGACTGGGTCCGCGACGAGGTCTACGGCACGGCGTAA